A single region of the Marinobacter nanhaiticus D15-8W genome encodes:
- the gpM gene encoding phage terminase small subunit codes for MTTPAMRHQQRVRQQQAEARAKAQLDAKQADEIDNLAGDYEQHQLVVTSLEQDAQRLQGLTLEEKGDMKRDELLPRYRPVVDAYLAACEDGEEPYRNPVLVQVMIWLFDLGEIQPALDLAKVAHEQRQPMPERFNRSLETYVADALREWAENQQAEGDPIEPYFSDTFDRIRSEQWQVNPAALMKLHKLAGQECQKREALEDALAHYKTAVKLDPKRSKVKTVIARLEKQLASKAPADE; via the coding sequence ATGACTACACCAGCCATGCGACACCAGCAACGGGTGCGCCAGCAGCAGGCCGAGGCGCGCGCAAAGGCGCAGTTGGATGCGAAGCAGGCCGACGAGATCGACAACCTCGCCGGCGACTACGAGCAACACCAGCTTGTTGTGACCAGCCTCGAGCAGGACGCCCAGCGCTTGCAGGGACTGACCCTTGAGGAAAAGGGCGATATGAAGCGGGACGAGCTGCTACCGCGGTACCGCCCGGTGGTGGATGCCTACCTGGCCGCCTGTGAAGACGGTGAGGAACCTTACCGCAATCCGGTTCTGGTGCAGGTGATGATCTGGCTTTTCGACCTGGGGGAAATTCAGCCCGCGCTGGACCTGGCCAAGGTTGCGCACGAACAGCGCCAGCCCATGCCCGAGCGATTCAACCGCAGCCTGGAAACCTACGTGGCGGACGCCCTGCGAGAGTGGGCCGAGAACCAGCAGGCCGAGGGTGACCCGATCGAGCCCTATTTTTCGGACACGTTCGACCGGATCCGATCGGAGCAATGGCAGGTCAACCCGGCGGCCTTGATGAAGCTGCACAAGCTGGCCGGCCAGGAGTGCCAGAAGCGCGAGGCGCTGGAAGATGCTCTGGCGCACTACAAGACAGCCGTAAAGCTGGACCCGAAGCGGAGCAAGGTAAAAACCGTAATCGCCAGGCTGGAAAAGCAACTGGCGAGCAAGGCACCAGCAGACGAGTAA
- a CDS encoding ogr/Delta-like zinc finger family protein: protein MGYNLSIGQITEDQHGMRIECPHCQQKAAITGHNKLSPAVKDVYASCTNADCGWRGVITVSHKHDIQPPKAQLHSMMAEWLGALPAADRSAVLRQAGVGS from the coding sequence ATGGGTTACAATTTATCCATTGGTCAAATCACTGAGGATCAACACGGCATGCGGATTGAGTGCCCCCACTGCCAGCAGAAAGCCGCGATCACTGGACACAACAAGCTCAGCCCGGCCGTGAAAGATGTTTATGCCAGTTGCACCAATGCCGACTGCGGATGGCGCGGCGTCATCACTGTTTCGCACAAGCATGACATCCAACCCCCAAAAGCTCAGCTTCACAGCATGATGGCCGAATGGCTCGGGGCCCTTCCGGCGGCCGATCGATCGGCCGTGTTGCGGCAGGCGGGGGTCGGAAGCTGA
- a CDS encoding phage major capsid protein, P2 family → MKQHTVQAFTALQVAMAEAYGVGDVTRNFAVSIPMETRLNDAIQSSSDFLQRINIIPVTDKIGQALNMVISSTLARRTDTSGTGERKPKDASGPDGMKYTCVKTEFDVAITYALLDAWARFPNFQERYMQHVYRRIALDRILIGWHGTSAATNTDDAANPNLEDVNIGWLKLLEDNNAANFLTESTDATGKITLGPAGDYKNLDALAYDIYSMIGDAHRTGNEVAVVGRGLVADDMGKVLTSHAQQPTEKNHIQIMEKSYGGLPTLTVPGFPDTGLVVTDLENLSIYWQEGSMRRKSEDNARRDRVEDFNSSNEAYVIEDTKGIAGIKAGNVQFAEA, encoded by the coding sequence ATGAAGCAGCATACCGTTCAGGCGTTCACTGCCTTGCAGGTCGCGATGGCTGAAGCCTATGGCGTTGGCGACGTGACAAGAAATTTCGCGGTGTCCATTCCGATGGAAACGCGACTGAATGACGCCATTCAGTCGTCGTCCGACTTCCTCCAGCGCATCAACATCATTCCTGTGACCGACAAGATCGGCCAGGCGCTCAATATGGTGATTTCCAGCACTCTGGCCCGCCGCACGGATACCAGCGGTACCGGCGAGCGCAAGCCGAAAGACGCCAGCGGGCCTGACGGCATGAAATACACCTGCGTGAAAACTGAATTCGACGTGGCTATTACTTATGCGCTGTTGGACGCCTGGGCCCGCTTCCCGAACTTTCAGGAGCGGTATATGCAGCACGTATACCGGCGCATTGCGCTGGACCGGATCCTGATCGGCTGGCACGGCACCAGCGCAGCTACAAACACGGATGACGCGGCTAACCCGAATCTGGAAGACGTGAACATCGGCTGGCTGAAGCTGCTGGAAGACAACAACGCGGCGAACTTCCTGACCGAAAGCACCGACGCGACCGGGAAAATCACACTGGGACCCGCCGGCGATTATAAGAACCTCGATGCGCTGGCTTATGACATCTACAGCATGATCGGCGACGCCCACCGCACCGGAAATGAGGTGGCTGTTGTCGGGCGTGGCCTCGTAGCGGATGACATGGGGAAAGTGCTCACGAGCCACGCCCAGCAACCCACCGAGAAGAACCATATCCAGATCATGGAAAAGTCATACGGGGGCCTTCCCACGCTGACCGTGCCTGGCTTCCCCGACACCGGCCTGGTCGTGACTGATCTGGAGAACCTGTCCATCTACTGGCAGGAGGGCAGCATGCGCCGCAAGTCCGAGGATAACGCGCGCCGCGATCGCGTCGAGGACTTCAACTCGTCCAATGAGGCTTACGTGATCGAGGACACCAAGGGCATCGCCGGCATCAAGGCCGGTAACGTCCAGTTCGCCGAGGCGTAA
- a CDS encoding helix-turn-helix domain-containing protein, with protein MGHVDPDRGARLVRAMAAAGVSVTHLARFCECSPATVSNWRKGHEISASQLANIQKYLKISIDWLLFGRNTKMTEADLSLISQIRQLPEHQQRAVEQLIENLLSDEELEQ; from the coding sequence ATGGGACACGTTGACCCCGACCGAGGTGCGCGCCTGGTGCGCGCCATGGCGGCTGCGGGGGTCTCAGTGACCCATTTAGCCCGTTTCTGCGAATGCTCGCCCGCTACTGTGAGCAACTGGCGTAAGGGCCACGAGATATCTGCGTCACAGCTAGCGAATATTCAAAAATACCTAAAAATCAGCATCGATTGGCTTTTATTCGGGAGGAATACAAAAATGACCGAAGCGGACCTAAGCTTAATATCGCAGATTCGTCAGCTTCCGGAACATCAGCAGCGGGCTGTGGAGCAGCTAATAGAAAATCTATTGTCAGATGAAGAGCTAGAACAGTAG
- a CDS encoding type II toxin-antitoxin system HicA family toxin encodes MKSRDLIKMMEEDGWYEVAVRGSHHQFKHPKKPGRVTIPHPKKDLPRGTVNSILKQAGLK; translated from the coding sequence ATGAAAAGCAGAGACCTGATCAAGATGATGGAAGAAGACGGTTGGTACGAGGTTGCCGTCCGGGGGAGTCACCACCAGTTCAAGCACCCAAAAAAGCCTGGACGAGTGACGATTCCACACCCGAAAAAGGATCTGCCTCGAGGAACCGTCAACAGCATCTTGAAGCAGGCCGGGCTTAAATAG
- a CDS encoding AIPR family protein produces MHRIVASHLDSFVDQYALAADDRTVQFEKFANFAVLSGKLATSVDLDDVTTGNDDDGTDGVALIINEEHIVSAGDAESLFAHERRNNDVEVVFVQGKTSDGFDLGDFLKFKESVLRFFTQEPYLALSDLQQEARAAFDVAIKNVPKIRHGKPSVSAFFVTTGNYSAPDALEAGRKDMISQLGELGLFQNVDVRFMGRDDLVSAWVASYSGIEASLTMNSSASLPEIAGIDESYLVVAKAKDYVENLLVSDDGSIRGQLFEENVRHFLGPENPVNEQIAETILNQSSKTRFPVLNNGVTLVSPDVRVQGTTLHISNFQIVNGCQTSHVLYENREALTDDLMVTLKVVETTDEDVFSELVRATNSQSKIEESQFLSLSPIAKRVEAYFNTYEGQDGRLYFERRDRQYVGKGVAAIRVVSLHNAAKCVCAMFVRRPDLSFKYPKRMYEDFGAKIFNEGNREIIYYASALALYRFHLLTSNNTIPQNMRRFKWHILPLAAALVAGKDVPPLGSKKMDAYAQKIIDKFSHHSAEGTAIFTKAVGIIESLGEITNDRLKRQAVLDEMLAHVS; encoded by the coding sequence ATGCATCGCATTGTAGCAAGTCACCTTGATAGTTTTGTTGATCAATACGCTCTAGCAGCCGATGACCGTACAGTTCAATTCGAGAAATTTGCGAACTTCGCAGTTCTTTCTGGGAAATTAGCAACATCAGTTGATCTCGACGATGTAACTACTGGGAATGACGATGACGGTACTGATGGCGTAGCCCTTATTATAAATGAAGAGCACATTGTTTCAGCTGGGGATGCCGAATCTCTGTTTGCCCACGAAAGACGAAATAATGATGTGGAGGTGGTTTTTGTACAGGGAAAAACAAGTGACGGCTTTGATCTAGGTGACTTTCTTAAATTCAAAGAGTCTGTGCTCAGGTTTTTTACACAAGAGCCATACTTGGCCCTTAGTGATTTGCAGCAGGAAGCAAGAGCGGCTTTCGATGTCGCGATTAAGAACGTCCCAAAGATTAGGCATGGTAAGCCAAGTGTTTCCGCATTCTTTGTAACAACAGGCAATTATAGTGCTCCTGATGCCTTGGAGGCTGGGCGAAAGGATATGATTTCCCAGCTTGGCGAACTCGGTTTATTCCAAAATGTTGACGTTCGCTTCATGGGACGTGATGACCTTGTGAGTGCTTGGGTAGCTAGCTACAGTGGAATCGAGGCGAGCCTTACAATGAATAGTAGTGCTTCGCTTCCAGAAATAGCCGGAATCGACGAGTCATATCTCGTTGTGGCGAAAGCTAAGGACTACGTCGAAAATTTGCTTGTCAGTGATGATGGTAGCATCCGCGGGCAACTGTTCGAAGAAAACGTTCGGCACTTCCTGGGGCCTGAGAATCCTGTTAACGAACAGATTGCGGAAACCATTCTTAATCAAAGTAGTAAGACAAGATTTCCCGTGCTAAATAATGGAGTGACTCTAGTAAGTCCAGATGTAAGAGTCCAAGGTACGACTTTGCATATTTCGAACTTTCAGATCGTCAATGGATGTCAAACGTCTCATGTTCTATATGAGAATCGTGAAGCTCTAACTGATGATTTAATGGTTACATTGAAGGTGGTTGAAACAACCGATGAGGATGTTTTTAGTGAACTGGTTCGTGCGACAAATAGCCAGTCAAAAATTGAAGAGTCGCAGTTCTTGTCATTGAGTCCTATAGCAAAAAGAGTGGAAGCTTATTTTAATACATACGAAGGACAGGATGGTCGGCTATATTTTGAGCGGAGAGATAGGCAGTATGTTGGAAAAGGCGTAGCGGCAATTAGAGTAGTATCGCTCCATAATGCGGCGAAATGTGTATGTGCAATGTTCGTTAGAAGGCCGGACCTTTCTTTTAAATATCCAAAAAGAATGTATGAAGATTTTGGTGCGAAAATTTTCAACGAAGGGAATAGGGAGATAATATATTACGCTAGTGCGCTAGCGTTGTATCGATTTCATTTGCTTACTTCAAATAATACTATTCCGCAGAATATGCGAAGGTTTAAATGGCATATTCTTCCTTTGGCTGCCGCTCTAGTGGCTGGTAAAGATGTTCCACCACTAGGATCAAAAAAGATGGATGCATATGCACAAAAGATCATTGATAAGTTTAGTCACCATAGTGCGGAAGGCACTGCGATATTCACAAAAGCTGTAGGCATTATTGAAAGTTTGGGCGAAATAACGAACGATCGACTTAAAAGGCAAGCTGTTTTGGATGAAATGCTCGCCCATGTTAGCTAG
- a CDS encoding phage portal protein, whose amino-acid sequence MSNKRKPKRTSATKAPEKNSIDLSFGDPEPVPLGALADYLGVFTSPGGDLYLPPVSLSGLAQISRANAHHSSCLFFKRNMLARFFKPGGHMSLADFRAAALDFENFGMAYLQVLTDFLGVPVRLRHLPAMNMRVRRDGGYRMLQPYGTPDIEYREDEVLMVKEYDTVQQVYGVPEWLGGLQSALLNQDATLFRRRYFLNGSHLGYILYTTDPQMDPEVEKEITDKVREGKGVGNFRSMYLHVPNGKEKGVQVIPVGDISQKDEFERVKKISADDVVVAHRVPPALAGIKPDNTGGFGDIEKISRVYIDNEVRSKAQPFLDLNAQLPARCHLAFDFPETSL is encoded by the coding sequence ATGAGCAACAAGCGCAAGCCAAAACGTACCAGCGCCACCAAAGCGCCGGAGAAAAACAGCATCGACCTGAGTTTCGGGGATCCGGAACCGGTCCCTTTGGGCGCTTTGGCGGATTACCTGGGTGTGTTTACCTCGCCTGGGGGCGACCTTTATTTGCCCCCGGTGTCGCTCAGTGGCCTGGCGCAGATCAGCCGCGCCAACGCGCATCACTCCAGTTGCCTGTTTTTCAAGCGCAACATGCTGGCCCGATTTTTCAAACCCGGCGGGCACATGAGCCTGGCCGATTTCCGCGCTGCGGCGTTGGACTTTGAAAACTTCGGCATGGCCTATCTGCAAGTGCTAACCGACTTCCTCGGTGTTCCGGTCCGCTTGCGCCATCTGCCCGCCATGAATATGCGTGTTCGCCGCGACGGCGGGTACCGGATGCTGCAGCCCTACGGAACCCCGGATATTGAGTACCGGGAAGACGAAGTATTGATGGTGAAAGAATACGACACCGTGCAGCAGGTGTATGGCGTGCCCGAATGGCTGGGCGGTCTGCAGTCGGCGCTACTCAATCAGGACGCGACCCTATTTCGCCGCCGCTATTTCCTGAATGGCAGCCACCTGGGATACATCCTTTACACCACGGATCCGCAGATGGACCCGGAAGTCGAGAAAGAAATCACTGATAAGGTGCGGGAAGGCAAAGGTGTGGGGAATTTCCGCAGCATGTACCTGCATGTGCCCAACGGGAAGGAAAAAGGCGTTCAGGTGATACCGGTCGGAGATATCAGCCAAAAAGACGAGTTCGAGCGGGTGAAGAAGATCAGCGCCGACGATGTTGTGGTGGCGCACCGGGTACCCCCGGCCCTTGCGGGCATCAAGCCGGATAACACCGGCGGGTTTGGGGATATTGAGAAGATCAGCCGCGTCTATATCGATAACGAAGTGCGCAGCAAGGCCCAGCCGTTTCTGGACTTAAACGCTCAGCTTCCTGCCCGGTGTCACCTGGCGTTCGACTTCCCCGAAACCAGTTTGTGA
- a CDS encoding head completion/stabilization protein, with translation MGDRLKVPDRPAPTDPLREDRLVSGYSFAGGSPAPAEPVTLTNVAFFPDIDTGEFLTLYRIPTEIDAQIIEHQLLQAMTRTNHSLQTWRATQESEGHTALSDVPAESLGNESELVRLYKRAVMCEAKAELLKETETVDRRAVAENAAKAGEETEDKYREFAAEAIRVIAGLNRIGVALI, from the coding sequence ATGGGCGACCGTCTGAAGGTGCCGGACCGGCCTGCACCTACTGATCCACTGAGAGAGGACAGACTGGTGAGCGGATACAGCTTTGCAGGCGGCAGTCCCGCGCCGGCGGAACCGGTGACGCTGACCAATGTGGCTTTTTTCCCGGACATCGACACAGGCGAGTTTTTAACGCTTTACCGGATCCCGACTGAGATCGACGCCCAGATCATCGAGCACCAACTGTTGCAGGCGATGACACGAACCAATCACAGCCTTCAGACCTGGCGCGCAACACAGGAAAGCGAGGGGCACACCGCGCTATCGGATGTACCAGCGGAGAGCCTGGGCAATGAGTCGGAACTCGTCCGCCTCTACAAACGCGCCGTGATGTGCGAGGCGAAAGCCGAGCTGCTGAAAGAGACCGAGACGGTGGACCGCCGGGCGGTGGCTGAGAACGCCGCTAAGGCAGGGGAAGAAACGGAAGACAAGTATCGGGAGTTTGCGGCCGAGGCGATCCGGGTGATTGCCGGCCTCAATCGGATAGGAGTGGCCCTGATATGA
- a CDS encoding type II toxin-antitoxin system HicB family antitoxin gives MYYPIVIHQEDDSAYGVIVPDLPGCHSAGETMNDALENVAEAIDFHLEGMAEDGAEIPAPSDLEGLKDNPDYAGGTWVLVPVDLSRYLGTAQRINISLPNRLITQIDRFVDTHKEYKDRSKFLADAALKVLRHA, from the coding sequence ATGTACTATCCCATCGTAATTCACCAGGAAGACGACAGCGCATACGGTGTAATCGTGCCGGATCTGCCAGGCTGTCACTCCGCTGGTGAAACTATGAATGACGCATTAGAAAACGTGGCAGAGGCCATCGATTTTCATCTGGAAGGCATGGCTGAGGACGGTGCGGAAATTCCTGCTCCGAGCGATCTTGAAGGTCTGAAAGATAACCCGGACTACGCCGGTGGTACTTGGGTTTTGGTCCCGGTGGACCTGAGCCGTTACCTGGGAACCGCGCAGCGTATCAATATTTCGTTACCCAACCGACTGATCACTCAGATTGACCGTTTCGTTGACACGCATAAGGAATATAAGGACCGGTCGAAGTTTTTGGCGGACGCTGCGCTTAAGGTGTTGCGGCACGCGTAA
- a CDS encoding terminase large subunit domain-containing protein has protein sequence MSYSQETKDAARKLFLRRFRVPEIQTELGVPRRTLYQWAASYGWLDQLQDEEATSAITRRLVLLADRDKKTGAELEEMDKLVGMLERLQRLESRKQTTKAADVTPPTEQDQGGASKPKKKRKGRRNNDFSGYDAETILDHFKAGLFDYQLNLWDERHHRIRNVLKSRQLGLTFYFAREAFTDALLTGDNQVFLSASRAQADLFREYIAHFASEWFGIELKGKDKIKIHSDAGSATLYFLSTNSATAQGYHGHVYVDEYFWIPNFDKLNKVASAVATHKNWRKTYFSTPSAMSHSAYPFWSMETFNKRQRAANEPDYNLPSRTELKGGVVCADGQWRQIITVHDAVKGGCDLFDIKQLRIEYNLDEFSQLFECKFIDDTASVFKLSDLEKCLGDLQDWRDFKPDSDRPLGNRPVWIGYDPSRTRDGACIVVVAPPLKAGGKFRIVERIALHNCAWQYQAQTIKDLCERYRVEYIGVDVTGPGSGVFEQVQRFFPAATAITYSPQMKTRLVLKAQQVVLEGRVEWDASWSDIAAGFMQIRKTTTGSGQIVYVADRNDKTGHADAAWAVTHALINEGLLTPDDTRRSKVVFADAA, from the coding sequence ATGAGCTACAGCCAGGAAACCAAAGACGCGGCGCGCAAACTGTTTTTGCGGCGCTTCCGGGTACCCGAGATTCAGACCGAACTCGGGGTGCCCCGCCGTACTCTGTACCAGTGGGCCGCCTCCTACGGCTGGTTGGATCAACTGCAGGACGAAGAAGCGACAAGCGCGATCACCCGCCGTCTGGTGTTGCTCGCTGACCGGGATAAGAAGACCGGCGCCGAACTGGAAGAGATGGACAAGCTGGTGGGGATGCTGGAGCGGCTGCAGCGGCTTGAAAGCCGTAAGCAGACCACCAAGGCGGCAGACGTAACGCCACCTACTGAACAGGATCAAGGGGGCGCCAGTAAGCCGAAGAAGAAGCGCAAGGGACGCCGAAATAATGACTTCAGCGGCTATGACGCCGAAACGATCCTCGATCACTTCAAGGCCGGTCTATTCGATTATCAGTTGAACCTTTGGGACGAACGACACCACCGGATCCGTAACGTCCTCAAGTCCCGTCAGTTGGGGCTGACGTTCTATTTCGCCCGGGAAGCCTTCACCGATGCCCTGCTGACCGGCGACAACCAGGTGTTTCTATCCGCCTCCCGGGCCCAGGCCGATCTGTTCCGTGAGTACATCGCGCATTTTGCGAGTGAGTGGTTCGGTATCGAGTTGAAGGGCAAGGACAAGATCAAGATTCACAGCGACGCCGGCAGCGCAACGCTGTATTTCCTCAGCACCAACAGCGCCACGGCCCAGGGGTATCACGGCCACGTTTATGTGGATGAATATTTCTGGATCCCGAATTTCGACAAGCTCAACAAGGTGGCCAGCGCGGTAGCCACACATAAGAACTGGCGCAAAACCTACTTCTCCACGCCCAGTGCGATGAGTCACAGCGCCTATCCGTTCTGGAGCATGGAAACGTTCAACAAGCGCCAGCGCGCTGCCAACGAGCCCGACTACAACCTGCCCAGCCGTACAGAGCTGAAGGGCGGTGTCGTGTGTGCGGACGGCCAGTGGCGTCAGATCATCACCGTTCATGATGCCGTGAAAGGTGGTTGTGACCTGTTCGATATCAAGCAACTGCGTATCGAGTACAACCTTGATGAGTTCAGCCAGCTATTCGAGTGCAAGTTCATCGACGACACGGCCAGCGTGTTCAAGTTGTCGGATCTGGAAAAGTGCCTTGGCGATCTGCAGGACTGGCGCGACTTCAAACCCGATTCCGATCGGCCGCTGGGCAACCGGCCGGTGTGGATCGGATACGACCCCAGCCGCACTCGGGACGGTGCCTGCATCGTCGTGGTCGCCCCACCGCTCAAGGCCGGCGGTAAGTTCCGGATCGTTGAGCGAATCGCGCTACATAACTGCGCGTGGCAGTACCAGGCGCAAACCATCAAGGACCTGTGCGAGCGGTACCGCGTGGAATACATCGGCGTCGATGTGACCGGTCCCGGATCCGGCGTCTTTGAGCAGGTGCAGCGCTTCTTCCCGGCAGCCACAGCCATCACCTACTCCCCGCAGATGAAAACCCGCCTTGTACTCAAGGCACAACAGGTTGTGCTCGAGGGCCGTGTGGAGTGGGACGCGAGCTGGTCCGATATCGCCGCCGGCTTCATGCAGATCAGAAAGACCACCACCGGATCCGGCCAAATCGTCTACGTGGCCGATCGCAACGACAAGACCGGCCACGCGGATGCCGCCTGGGCCGTCACTCACGCCCTGATTAACGAGGGATTGCTGACACCCGACGACACCCGCCGCAGCAAGGTTGTGTTCGCGGACGCGGCCTAA
- a CDS encoding GPO family capsid scaffolding protein — MPKKTALYTDWIVIGTAGPTIDGRNISDTLLEQAASNYDPSEYTAVINSDHLLGLYGNFGSVVELQTARDEKDRTVLQARLAPNKRLLQMNAEGQRLFTSMELIEDFVGTGEGYLIGLAVTDQPASIGTTELHFSKSSSVVPSLLGESTELSLETPATDDSLFQRFMRAFVNSSHATGAVADDANENPTEDDEMTQQQYDALMQKLQALSAKVNPEQGETADTTVTAEQFNTLTEQVEALGAKIEQLAGGGESAEPGASEGVDQFAQITDAVKGLAAKFDALLQERPDGRKPAGTGANEAQGFV, encoded by the coding sequence ATGCCCAAGAAAACCGCCCTCTATACCGACTGGATTGTCATCGGCACTGCCGGGCCAACGATCGATGGCCGGAACATTTCCGACACCCTGCTGGAGCAGGCGGCGAGCAACTACGACCCGAGCGAATACACGGCGGTGATCAATTCTGACCACCTGCTGGGCCTTTACGGCAATTTCGGCAGCGTTGTGGAACTGCAGACAGCGAGGGACGAAAAGGACCGCACGGTACTGCAAGCACGCCTGGCACCTAACAAACGACTGCTGCAGATGAATGCAGAGGGCCAGCGGCTTTTCACCAGCATGGAATTGATCGAGGACTTCGTCGGTACCGGCGAGGGTTATCTGATTGGCCTGGCCGTAACAGATCAGCCGGCCAGCATCGGTACCACTGAACTGCACTTTTCCAAATCATCGTCCGTTGTCCCGTCCTTGCTGGGTGAGTCGACCGAACTTTCCCTGGAAACACCGGCGACGGACGACAGCCTATTTCAGCGATTCATGCGCGCTTTCGTGAACAGTTCCCACGCCACCGGTGCGGTGGCGGATGACGCCAATGAAAACCCCACCGAGGACGACGAAATGACCCAACAGCAATACGACGCGCTGATGCAGAAGCTGCAGGCGCTGAGCGCAAAGGTTAACCCTGAGCAGGGCGAGACTGCCGACACGACCGTGACCGCCGAACAGTTCAACACCCTGACCGAACAGGTCGAAGCCCTGGGCGCCAAGATCGAGCAGCTCGCCGGCGGTGGTGAGTCGGCCGAGCCCGGCGCCAGTGAGGGTGTAGATCAGTTTGCGCAGATCACGGACGCCGTGAAGGGATTGGCTGCGAAATTTGATGCTCTGCTGCAGGAACGCCCGGACGGTCGCAAGCCAGCAGGCACCGGAGCCAATGAGGCCCAGGGTTTCGTTTAA